A genomic stretch from Chitinophagaceae bacterium includes:
- a CDS encoding cupin-like domain-containing protein encodes MQLKPIDTYDQLSAEQFRKDYYLTGKPVIIKSLAKTWPAFQKWDWNFLKEVAGHHRVGIYNNIKSDAYTPINTADDYKTFGEYIDIISKGPAAWRLFLFNIFDHAPQLTQDFTWPEEYLTGFVKKYPMLFAGGASSITHMHFDIDLSHILHTQFVGRKRVLLFPFEEQYKLYRKPFEVLSLADFSRYSEQNGNPDYNTFPAIKHATGFEAVMEHGDTLFMPAGCWHHMEYIDSGFAMSLRALQEGVVPKLRGVWNLFGMRSIDTMLKKTAPQWWYAYKKKKAFEAADKVLS; translated from the coding sequence ATGCAACTAAAACCGATTGATACATATGATCAGCTCAGTGCGGAACAATTCCGTAAAGACTATTATCTAACCGGCAAACCTGTTATCATTAAATCACTGGCTAAAACCTGGCCAGCGTTTCAGAAATGGGATTGGAATTTTTTAAAAGAAGTGGCAGGGCATCACCGTGTGGGTATTTATAATAATATCAAAAGCGATGCCTATACACCCATTAATACAGCCGATGATTATAAAACCTTTGGAGAGTATATTGATATAATTTCGAAAGGCCCTGCAGCATGGAGGCTTTTTCTTTTTAATATTTTTGATCATGCACCGCAGCTCACACAGGATTTTACCTGGCCGGAAGAATACCTGACCGGCTTTGTAAAAAAATACCCGATGCTGTTTGCAGGAGGTGCATCTTCCATAACACATATGCATTTCGATATTGATCTTTCACATATCCTGCATACACAGTTTGTTGGTCGTAAACGGGTGCTGTTATTTCCTTTTGAAGAACAGTACAAACTGTACCGAAAGCCATTTGAAGTACTGAGCCTTGCTGATTTCAGCCGCTACAGTGAACAAAATGGCAATCCTGATTACAATACATTCCCTGCCATAAAACACGCAACCGGATTTGAAGCCGTGATGGAGCATGGCGATACGCTGTTTATGCCTGCCGGTTGCTGGCATCATATGGAATATATAGACAGTGGTTTTGCTATGAGCCTTAGGGCTTTACAAGAGGGAGTTGTTCCCAAACTCAGGGGTGTATGGAACTTATTCGGAATGAGGAGTATTGATACCATGCTGAAGAAAACAGCCCCGCAATGGTGGTATGCCTATAAAAAGAAAAAGGCCTTTGAAGCGGCTGATAAAGTACTTTCCTGA
- a CDS encoding Gfo/Idh/MocA family oxidoreductase: protein MSPLSRRDVLKALGISIGGTVLPLSSWATNELGEKIILPDFSNSLQLDKPVTAITCGAGNRGNVYGGFSLQYPDQLDIVGVAEPIAIRNERYAKKHNIKDENRFVTWEDVFKRPKFADAIIITTPDNLHYGPCMKALEMGYNVLLEKPISPSEKECRDILAMTKKTGKIVAVCHVLRYAPYFVELRKIIQSGVLGKVMSVQHLEPIEHIHMSHSYVRGNWHNSKETTPIILAKSCHDLDILRWMLDKQSKSIHAMGDLSWFNQSNAPEGSTARCSDGCKVEASCPYSALKIYYRERGRNYVFDLPEEKDKQAAYVLEQLKTTNYGRCVYKMDNDQPDHYITNIQFDGGVTASFSMEAFTSYEGRRTRVMGSLGDVVGDMTSFVHTDFQTRKKTEWKTATDGHGGGDWRLAANFVEAIAKNDASLLTSTIDASIESHLMGFAAEQSRKEKRVVKIS, encoded by the coding sequence ATGTCTCCTTTATCACGCCGGGATGTATTAAAAGCATTGGGAATTTCCATTGGTGGAACAGTATTACCACTCTCATCATGGGCAACCAATGAACTGGGCGAAAAAATTATACTCCCCGATTTCAGCAACAGTTTACAACTTGATAAACCAGTTACAGCCATCACATGTGGTGCAGGAAACCGTGGCAATGTGTACGGTGGTTTTTCTTTGCAATATCCTGATCAGCTGGATATTGTTGGTGTAGCTGAACCAATTGCCATCCGTAATGAACGTTATGCAAAAAAACATAACATCAAAGATGAAAACCGTTTTGTTACATGGGAAGATGTATTTAAACGACCAAAATTCGCTGATGCGATTATTATCACCACTCCTGATAACCTGCATTACGGTCCCTGTATGAAAGCATTGGAAATGGGTTACAATGTGTTGCTTGAAAAACCTATTTCTCCCAGTGAAAAAGAATGCCGTGATATTTTAGCCATGACCAAGAAAACAGGAAAAATCGTTGCCGTTTGTCATGTGCTTCGTTATGCTCCTTACTTTGTTGAGCTGCGTAAAATTATACAAAGTGGCGTGCTGGGTAAAGTAATGAGTGTACAGCACCTGGAGCCGATTGAACACATTCACATGAGTCATTCTTATGTGCGTGGCAACTGGCATAACAGTAAAGAAACAACACCGATCATTCTTGCAAAGAGTTGTCATGACCTGGATATTCTCCGCTGGATGCTTGACAAACAAAGCAAAAGCATTCATGCTATGGGCGATCTCAGCTGGTTCAATCAATCCAATGCACCCGAAGGAAGTACAGCACGCTGCAGCGATGGATGCAAAGTGGAAGCAAGCTGTCCTTATTCTGCTTTAAAAATTTATTACCGTGAACGTGGCCGCAATTATGTGTTCGATTTGCCGGAAGAAAAAGATAAGCAGGCGGCCTATGTACTTGAACAGTTGAAAACAACCAACTACGGCAGGTGTGTTTATAAAATGGATAATGATCAGCCCGATCATTATATCACAAACATTCAGTTCGACGGTGGAGTAACAGCCAGCTTCAGTATGGAAGCCTTTACTTCTTATGAAGGAAGAAGAACAAGAGTGATGGGAAGTTTGGGTGATGTGGTTGGTGATATGACCAGTTTTGTGCATACCGATTTTCAAACACGCAAAAAAACAGAATGGAAAACTGCAACAGATGGACATGGGGGCGGCGACTGGCGTTTAGCTGCAAACTTCGTAGAGGCTATTGCAAAGAATGATGCCTCTCTTTTAACTTCCACCATTGATGCTTCCATTGAAAGTCATTTAATGGGATTTGCTGCGGAACAAAGCAGGAAAGAAAAGAGGGTGGTAAAGATCAGCTGA
- a CDS encoding alpha/beta hydrolase, with amino-acid sequence MKFIKRLLKWVFIVLIVLIVAYFLGPRPSSPTYTNNLPSVPADAVALEAYIKQNEAQHKVKPENEARIIWANDSAKQKTEYAIVYLHGFSASQEEGDPVHTSIAKKFGCNLYLARLAEHGIDTTEELMNLTAEKYWETVKQAYAIGKELGSKVIIMGTSTGGTNALQLAANYPEIAALILLSPNIAIKDPNAWLANNPWGLQIARIVKGSNYNTTKDQRDIYKKYWNSHYRLEAIVNLQEYLETTMNPVTFVRIKQPTLMLYYYKDDVHQDSVVKVSAMLKMFDELGTVPELKRKLAMPNTGDHVLGSYVKSNDYQGVEAEITKFMMDVLRMKTIQQ; translated from the coding sequence ATGAAGTTCATTAAACGATTGCTGAAATGGGTATTCATTGTCCTGATTGTTTTGATTGTTGCCTATTTCCTTGGGCCGAGACCATCATCCCCCACTTATACAAATAATTTGCCTTCTGTTCCTGCTGATGCTGTTGCATTAGAAGCATATATCAAACAAAACGAAGCACAGCATAAAGTAAAACCGGAGAACGAAGCAAGAATCATCTGGGCCAATGATTCAGCGAAACAAAAAACAGAATATGCTATTGTTTACCTGCATGGTTTTTCTGCCTCACAGGAAGAAGGTGACCCGGTACATACAAGCATTGCCAAAAAGTTCGGCTGCAATTTATATTTAGCAAGACTGGCAGAACATGGAATTGACACTACAGAAGAACTCATGAATCTTACTGCTGAAAAATACTGGGAAACGGTGAAGCAGGCTTATGCTATCGGCAAAGAACTTGGCAGTAAAGTTATCATCATGGGCACTTCAACCGGTGGCACAAATGCATTGCAGCTCGCCGCTAATTACCCGGAGATTGCTGCACTTATTTTGCTATCGCCTAATATCGCTATTAAAGATCCCAATGCATGGCTGGCGAATAATCCATGGGGTTTGCAGATTGCAAGAATCGTTAAAGGATCCAACTATAATACCACAAAAGATCAACGGGACATTTACAAAAAATACTGGAACTCACATTATCGCCTGGAGGCAATTGTAAATCTGCAGGAATATTTAGAAACAACTATGAACCCGGTAACATTTGTCCGAATCAAACAACCCACATTGATGCTGTATTATTACAAAGATGATGTGCACCAGGATAGTGTGGTGAAGGTTAGTGCTATGCTGAAAATGTTTGACGAGCTTGGCACAGTTCCTGAACTGAAAAGAAAACTGGCGATGCCGAATACAGGTGATCATGTGCTGGGGAGTTATGTAAAATCAAACGATTACCAGGGAGTGGAAGCAGAGATCACTAAATTTATGATGGATGTACTGCGGATGAAAACAATTCAGCAATAA
- a CDS encoding TIGR02757 family protein, with product MKQEELKRFLNKKVDLYNQPSFIKDDPISIPHLFTRQQDIEIAGFFAAIFSWGNRTTIINKSTELMQLMEMQPHAFCLHYDSDRLKKLSRFKHRTFNADDLYYFIEFFQQHYSKYDSLETAFFPKNGMTVEEGLNQFKHNFFAHEHLKRTEKHVSSPLQKSTCKRLNMYLRWMVRNDKKGVDFGIWKNIQLSQLICPLDVHVSRVARQYGLLHRKQNDWEAALELTANLRTLDKNDPVKYDFALFGTGVMENKL from the coding sequence ATGAAACAGGAAGAATTAAAACGATTTCTCAATAAGAAGGTTGATTTGTACAATCAACCTTCTTTCATTAAAGATGACCCCATTTCTATTCCTCACCTGTTTACCAGGCAGCAGGATATTGAAATAGCAGGATTCTTTGCTGCAATTTTTTCATGGGGCAACCGTACCACTATCATCAACAAATCAACAGAACTGATGCAGTTAATGGAAATGCAGCCGCATGCATTTTGTCTTCACTATGATTCTGATCGATTGAAAAAATTAAGCAGATTTAAGCACCGCACATTTAACGCTGATGATCTGTACTACTTCATTGAATTTTTTCAGCAGCATTATTCAAAGTATGATTCATTAGAAACTGCTTTCTTTCCCAAAAATGGAATGACCGTGGAAGAAGGATTGAATCAGTTCAAACACAATTTCTTTGCTCATGAACATCTGAAACGAACAGAGAAACATGTTTCATCGCCCCTGCAAAAATCAACCTGCAAAAGACTGAACATGTACCTGCGCTGGATGGTTCGTAATGATAAGAAAGGTGTTGACTTCGGCATCTGGAAAAATATTCAGCTTTCCCAATTGATCTGTCCGCTGGATGTGCATGTATCAAGAGTTGCCCGGCAGTATGGGCTTCTTCACCGCAAACAAAATGATTGGGAAGCAGCATTGGAACTCACTGCCAATCTCCGTACCTTAGATAAGAACGATCCCGTAAAATATGATTTTGCGTTGTTTGGAACAGGTGTGATGGAAAATAAACTTTAG
- a CDS encoding cystathionine gamma-synthase: MKLDTKVIHAGAHPDPSTGAIMTPIYQTSTYVQEAPGVNKGFEYARSQNPTRKALEEAIAIIENGQFGLVFGSGVAATDAVIKLLSPGDEVIAASDMYGGTYRLFMKVFEKFGIKFIYVDTTNPENVKAVVTANTKLIWLETPTNPLMNITDIKAIAAVSKQAGALLCVDNTFASPYLQNPLDLGADIVMHSATKYLSGHSDVIQGCLVMNDAELREKLYFIQKSCGAVPGPMDCFLVLRGIKTLAVRMKAHCENGEKIAHWLKANPKVAKVYWPGFTDHPGYAIAKEQMRGFGGMISFELKNDSVEEAKRVLSSTHLFSLAESLGGVESLINHPASMTHASIPREKRIKDGLSDSLIRLSVGIEDADDLIADLAKAIG; encoded by the coding sequence ATGAAACTCGATACAAAAGTTATTCATGCCGGTGCTCATCCCGATCCTTCAACCGGTGCAATCATGACACCAATTTATCAAACAAGTACGTATGTGCAGGAAGCGCCGGGAGTAAACAAAGGTTTTGAATATGCAAGAAGTCAGAACCCAACACGTAAAGCTTTGGAAGAAGCTATTGCAATCATTGAAAACGGTCAGTTTGGTTTGGTGTTTGGCAGTGGTGTTGCTGCAACTGATGCGGTAATTAAATTATTAAGCCCGGGTGATGAAGTGATTGCAGCGAGTGATATGTATGGTGGCACATACCGGCTGTTCATGAAAGTGTTTGAAAAATTCGGAATCAAATTTATTTATGTTGATACTACCAACCCGGAGAATGTAAAAGCAGTTGTTACGGCTAATACAAAACTCATCTGGCTGGAAACACCAACCAACCCATTGATGAATATCACCGATATCAAAGCCATTGCTGCTGTTTCCAAACAGGCTGGCGCTTTGCTTTGTGTTGATAATACATTTGCTTCGCCTTACCTGCAAAATCCATTAGATCTTGGTGCTGATATTGTGATGCATTCGGCTACTAAATATTTAAGCGGACACAGTGATGTGATCCAGGGTTGCCTGGTGATGAATGATGCTGAGCTTCGTGAAAAATTATACTTCATTCAAAAAAGCTGCGGTGCAGTTCCCGGACCAATGGATTGTTTTTTGGTGCTGCGTGGAATTAAAACACTTGCGGTACGAATGAAAGCACATTGTGAGAACGGTGAAAAGATTGCACACTGGCTGAAAGCAAATCCGAAAGTGGCGAAGGTTTACTGGCCGGGCTTTACGGATCATCCGGGTTATGCCATTGCAAAAGAACAGATGCGTGGCTTTGGCGGCATGATCAGTTTTGAATTAAAGAACGACAGTGTGGAAGAAGCCAAACGTGTTTTATCATCCACTCATTTATTTTCTTTAGCTGAAAGTTTAGGTGGAGTTGAAAGTTTGATCAATCATCCTGCAAGTATGACGCATGCAAGTATTCCGAGAGAAAAACGAATCAAGGATGGCTTGAGTGATTCACTCATCCGTTTAAGTGTGGGTATTGAAGATGCAGATGATTTGATTGCTGATTTAGCCAAAGCGATTGGGTAA
- the asnB gene encoding asparagine synthase (glutamine-hydrolyzing), producing the protein MCGIAGIISVNQQFVSTERLKAMTDAIAHRGPDGEGFWISENKTAGFGHRRLAIIDLSDAAAQPMHLTPNPSPTGEGRKPRYTITYNGEIYNYIELKEELLKKGYQFRTQSDTEVILAAYDCWKEECLQQFDGMFAFAIWDEQEQTVFSARDRFGEKPFYYFFDGEQFVFASEMKALWAGGIKKEINHSMLLNYIGLGWVKNPVDLSQTFYKNIICLSQSHYLKLSLKDGKNEITQYWDLDKETVSTISEAEAIEQFQSLFSTSIKRRLRSDVEVGTSLSGGLDSASIAANIKTQNPNSKFQVFTASFPGFEKDETAYAKQVADQFQLQQFTVTPTAETLLNDIQKLIYHQEEPFQSSSIYAQYKVYELAKQHGVKVILDGQGADEILAGYYKYIHWFLQEKVKRRESSVVSREMKALTTNNIPFEWSWKNKIAARFPEIAAVQLESKAFKEIKFGAGIDAAYFKEHINKHAIFKPIVRKLNDLLYYNTMQFGLEELLRYADRNSMAHGREVRLPFLNHELVQFVFSLPSHYKIHNGFTKYILRESMKQVLPSSIVYRTDKVGYEPPQQQWMHTPSFTELLMESRKKLVTEKIIRANVLQQPIHAKAAHAVNNDDWRYFCAANLF; encoded by the coding sequence ATGTGTGGTATTGCAGGAATTATATCAGTGAATCAGCAGTTTGTTTCAACAGAAAGGTTGAAAGCAATGACAGATGCCATTGCTCATCGTGGACCTGATGGGGAAGGTTTCTGGATCAGTGAAAACAAAACAGCTGGGTTTGGTCACAGGCGTTTGGCGATTATTGATTTGAGTGATGCGGCTGCACAGCCAATGCACCTCACCCCCAACCCCTCTCCAACGGGAGAGGGGAGAAAACCCCGCTACACAATTACCTACAATGGTGAGATCTACAATTACATTGAACTCAAAGAAGAACTGCTGAAGAAAGGATATCAGTTCCGTACACAATCCGATACAGAAGTTATTCTTGCAGCTTATGATTGCTGGAAAGAAGAATGCCTGCAGCAGTTTGATGGAATGTTTGCTTTTGCGATCTGGGATGAACAGGAGCAGACGGTTTTTTCAGCAAGGGACCGATTTGGCGAAAAGCCTTTCTATTATTTTTTTGATGGCGAGCAGTTTGTCTTTGCCAGTGAAATGAAAGCATTGTGGGCAGGAGGAATAAAAAAAGAGATCAATCATTCCATGCTGCTGAATTATATTGGTTTGGGCTGGGTGAAAAATCCGGTTGATCTGTCGCAGACATTTTATAAAAATATTATCTGCTTATCACAGTCGCATTATTTGAAATTAAGTTTGAAGGATGGTAAGAATGAAATCACTCAATACTGGGACCTTGATAAAGAAACCGTTTCAACCATCAGCGAAGCAGAAGCCATTGAACAGTTTCAATCTTTATTCAGCACATCCATTAAAAGAAGATTAAGAAGTGATGTTGAAGTGGGTACAAGTTTGAGTGGTGGCTTAGACAGTGCATCCATTGCTGCAAACATCAAAACCCAAAATCCAAATTCCAAATTCCAGGTATTCACCGCTTCCTTTCCCGGTTTTGAAAAAGATGAAACGGCTTATGCCAAACAGGTAGCTGATCAGTTTCAGTTACAGCAGTTCACAGTTACACCCACTGCAGAAACTTTGTTGAACGATATTCAGAAATTGATCTATCACCAGGAAGAACCTTTTCAATCGAGCAGCATCTATGCACAATACAAAGTATATGAACTGGCAAAACAGCATGGAGTAAAAGTGATTCTTGATGGACAGGGTGCTGATGAAATACTGGCGGGTTATTATAAATATATTCATTGGTTTTTACAGGAGAAAGTGAAGAGGCGGGAGTCGTCAGTTGTGAGTCGTGAGATGAAAGCATTAACAACAAACAACATTCCGTTTGAATGGAGCTGGAAGAATAAAATCGCAGCAAGGTTTCCGGAGATTGCTGCTGTACAACTGGAAAGTAAAGCATTTAAAGAAATCAAATTCGGTGCTGGTATTGATGCTGCTTATTTCAAAGAACATATCAATAAACACGCCATCTTCAAACCAATCGTCCGCAAGCTGAATGATCTGCTTTATTACAATACCATGCAGTTTGGCCTGGAAGAATTACTCCGCTATGCCGATCGTAACAGTATGGCACATGGAAGAGAAGTGCGGTTGCCGTTTCTGAATCATGAATTGGTACAGTTTGTTTTTTCATTACCATCGCATTATAAAATTCATAACGGCTTTACCAAATACATTCTGCGTGAAAGTATGAAGCAGGTCTTACCATCTTCCATTGTTTACCGAACAGATAAGGTAGGTTATGAACCCCCGCAGCAGCAATGGATGCATACGCCGAGCTTTACTGAACTGCTGATGGAAAGCAGGAAGAAATTAGTAACTGAAAAGATCATTCGTGCCAATGTATTACAGCAACCCATCCATGCCAAAGCAGCACATGCTGTTAATAATGACGACTGGCGCTATTTCTGTGCGGCGAATCTTTTCTAA
- a CDS encoding DUF2911 domain-containing protein, whose amino-acid sequence MKFLLSSLLFLALGFTVTAQNGSKLPPLDKSPMDMAYYPVNYPILRIQPNKVTEQLIARVVYSRPSKSGRKVFGELVEDGKVWRLGANEATEIEFFRDVKIGGKTVKKGRYTMYALENPVKWTLIINKETDIWGAFKYDAAKDVVRKECAVTRTADMVESFTMTFEKITDKSINLVMNWDDVLVRMPISW is encoded by the coding sequence ATGAAATTTCTCCTCTCTTCCCTGTTATTTTTAGCTCTTGGATTTACGGTTACTGCACAGAACGGTTCTAAGTTGCCTCCTCTTGACAAATCGCCCATGGACATGGCTTATTACCCGGTAAATTATCCCATTCTCCGCATTCAACCCAATAAAGTAACAGAACAGCTGATTGCCAGAGTGGTGTACAGCCGCCCTTCGAAAAGCGGACGTAAAGTGTTTGGTGAACTGGTGGAAGATGGAAAAGTGTGGCGGCTTGGAGCCAATGAAGCAACTGAGATTGAATTTTTCCGTGATGTAAAAATTGGCGGCAAAACTGTGAAGAAGGGACGTTATACGATGTATGCACTTGAAAACCCAGTTAAATGGACACTCATCATCAATAAAGAAACGGATATCTGGGGAGCGTTTAAATACGATGCAGCAAAAGATGTGGTTCGTAAAGAATGTGCCGTTACTCGAACAGCAGATATGGTTGAATCATTTACCATGACCTTTGAAAAGATTACTGATAAAAGCATCAACCTGGTGATGAACTGGGATGATGTGCTGGTGAGGATGCCGATTAGCTGGTGA
- a CDS encoding acetyl-CoA hydrolase/transferase family protein, with protein MYQELTYQSAEEALSVIQSGDRVFVQGSAQTPLYLLRELAKQSHRLHNVEMVFITVAGDITIDKPEYVDNFHINCMFVSESVRRAVNEGRADFIPVFLSDIPDLFKKGYLPIDVALVQVSPPDKHGYCSLGVSVDIARSAVNTAKHIIAQINPNVPRTHGDSLIHTDRFTSVVYEKEALPEVDYGCKVGDDELKIGRYIAEMIDDGSTLQMGIGTIPDAVLKSLHNHKNLGVHTEMCSDGIIDLVENDIINNTKKNIHPNKSVTGFAVGTRRLYDYVDDNPAFAFLDIDYVNNPHVIRRNPKVIAINSAIEVDITGQVCADSIGTTQYSGIGGQMVFMRGAALSEGGKPIIALTSRTAKGMNRIVPFLKQGAGVVTTRGHIHYVVTEYGVAHLYGKNLRQRAKLLIDIAHPDDREMLERACVERFKHFLVYDSYIH; from the coding sequence ATGTACCAGGAACTTACTTACCAATCTGCTGAAGAAGCACTGTCCGTCATTCAAAGTGGCGACCGTGTTTTTGTACAGGGCAGTGCACAGACGCCTTTGTATTTACTGCGTGAACTGGCCAAACAGTCGCATCGTTTGCATAACGTAGAAATGGTTTTTATTACCGTGGCCGGTGATATCACCATCGACAAACCGGAGTACGTCGACAACTTTCATATCAACTGCATGTTTGTAAGCGAAAGTGTGCGCAGGGCAGTGAATGAAGGCCGTGCCGATTTTATTCCTGTGTTCCTCAGCGACATCCCTGACCTTTTCAAAAAAGGCTACCTGCCCATTGATGTGGCACTTGTACAGGTTTCTCCTCCTGATAAACATGGTTACTGTTCTTTGGGTGTAAGTGTTGATATTGCCCGCAGTGCCGTAAACACTGCCAAACATATTATTGCACAAATCAACCCCAATGTACCACGTACTCATGGCGACAGTTTGATCCATACCGACCGTTTTACTTCCGTTGTATATGAAAAAGAAGCTTTACCTGAAGTGGATTATGGTTGTAAAGTGGGGGATGATGAATTGAAAATCGGCCGTTACATTGCTGAAATGATTGATGATGGAAGCACATTGCAAATGGGGATCGGCACCATTCCCGATGCAGTTTTGAAATCACTTCACAATCATAAAAACCTCGGCGTACATACAGAAATGTGCAGCGATGGAATTATTGACCTGGTTGAAAACGACATCATCAACAACACCAAGAAAAACATTCATCCCAATAAATCAGTTACCGGGTTTGCTGTGGGCACAAGAAGATTATATGATTATGTGGATGATAACCCGGCCTTTGCTTTTCTCGATATTGATTATGTCAATAATCCGCATGTCATCCGCCGTAACCCGAAAGTAATTGCCATTAACAGTGCCATTGAAGTGGATATTACCGGGCAGGTTTGTGCCGACAGTATTGGTACAACTCAGTACAGCGGTATTGGCGGGCAAATGGTTTTTATGCGTGGTGCTGCGTTGAGCGAAGGTGGTAAACCCATCATTGCCCTAACCTCACGAACTGCAAAAGGAATGAACAGGATCGTTCCGTTTTTAAAACAGGGAGCCGGCGTTGTTACCACCCGTGGACATATTCATTATGTGGTTACCGAATATGGCGTTGCACATTTGTATGGAAAAAATCTGCGGCAAAGGGCCAAGCTCTTAATTGATATTGCACATCCCGATGACAGGGAAATGCTGGAGCGTGCCTGTGTGGAACGGTTCAAACATTTCCTGGTGTATGATTCTTATATTCACTAA
- a CDS encoding DUF479 domain-containing protein gives MNYLAHAYLSFHDPEILVGNMISDYVKGKKKFDYPAGIQKGMEIHRAIDTFTDDHAITKRAKEIFRPHYRLYAGAFVDVVYDHYLATDETIFSNTAALHQFATETYQTLEPFNGLFPERFAMMFPYMKTQNWLYNYHERWGIEKSLHGVVRRSTYLTESATAFRLFEENFDELQECYDEFFPLLLAFVQNKLKEYNG, from the coding sequence ATGAACTACCTCGCCCACGCCTATCTCTCTTTTCATGATCCCGAAATACTGGTGGGGAATATGATCAGTGATTATGTAAAGGGTAAAAAGAAGTTTGATTATCCGGCCGGCATTCAAAAGGGAATGGAGATTCACCGGGCCATTGATACGTTTACCGATGATCATGCAATAACCAAAAGGGCAAAAGAGATTTTCCGTCCGCATTATCGTTTATATGCAGGCGCTTTTGTAGATGTGGTGTATGATCATTACCTGGCAACGGATGAAACCATTTTCAGCAATACAGCAGCACTTCATCAATTTGCAACAGAAACCTACCAAACACTTGAACCGTTTAACGGACTCTTTCCTGAACGTTTTGCCATGATGTTTCCTTACATGAAAACGCAGAACTGGTTATACAATTACCATGAGCGATGGGGAATCGAAAAAAGTTTACATGGAGTGGTACGTCGTTCCACCTACTTAACAGAAAGTGCCACTGCCTTCCGTTTGTTTGAAGAAAACTTTGATGAGCTGCAGGAATGTTATGATGAATTTTTCCCTTTACTGTTAGCGTTTGTACAAAACAAGTTGAAGGAATATAATGGTTGA